From the genome of Symphalangus syndactylus isolate Jambi chromosome 5, NHGRI_mSymSyn1-v2.1_pri, whole genome shotgun sequence, one region includes:
- the ETNK1 gene encoding ethanolamine kinase 1 isoform X2, which translates to MLRGRPRSSTYNRNFPRERAGLSSAAVQTRIGDSAASRRSPDARPPVPAPPALPRGRPGTEGSTSLSAPAVLVVAVAVVVVVVSAVAWAMANYIHVPPGSPEVPKLNVTVQDQEEHRCREGALSLLQHLRPHWDPQEVTLQLFTDGITNKLIGCYVGNTMEDVVLVRIYGNKTELLVDRDEEVKSFRVLQAHGCAPQLYCTFNNGLCYEFIQGEALDPKHVCNPAIFSLSSLTLCKGKTTRAFGLIGCRELRLLLSFF; encoded by the exons ATGCTCCGCGGCCGCCCGCGGTCCAGCACCTACAACAGGAATTTTCCCCGAGAGCGGGCCGGGCTCAGTTCAGCTGCTGTCCAGACCCGGATCGGCGACAGTGCCGCCTCCAGACGTTCTCCTGACGCTCGCCCGCCCGTCCCAGCGCCCCCAGCCCTCCCGCGAGGGCGCCCCGGGACGGAAGGATCCACCAGTCTGTCGGCGCCCGCCGTTCTCGTGGTCGCCGTCGCCGTCGTCGTGGTGGTAGTCTCCGCCGTCGCCTGGGCCATGGCCAATTACATCCACGTCCCTCCCGGCTCCCCGGAGGTGCCCAAGCTGAACGTCACCGTTCAGGATCAGGAGGAGCATCGGTGCCGGGAGGGGGCCCTGAGCCTCCTGCAACACCTGCGGCCTCACTGGGACCCCCAGGAGGTGACCCTGCAG cTCTTCACAGATGGAATCACAAATAAACTTATTGGCTGTTACGTGGGAAACACCATGGAGGATGTAGTCCTGGTGAGAATTTATGGCAATAAGACTGAGTTATTAGTCGATCGAGATGAGGAAGTAAAGAGTTTTCGAGTGTTGCAGGCTCATGGGTGTGCACCACAACTCTACTGTACCTTCAATAATGGACTGTGCTATGAATTTATACAAGGAGAAGCATTGGATCCAAAGCATGTCTGCAACCCAGCCATTTTCag TTTATCATCGTTGACTCTTTGCAAAGGAAAAACTACAAGAGCTTTTGGATTAATTGGCTGCAGAGAGTTAAGGCTTCTGCTTAGTTTTTTCTAG